One genomic segment of Hordeum vulgare subsp. vulgare chromosome 2H, MorexV3_pseudomolecules_assembly, whole genome shotgun sequence includes these proteins:
- the LOC123428422 gene encoding photosystem II protein D1-like produces MTAILERRESTSLWGRFCNWITSTENRLYIGWFGVLMIPTLLTATSVFIIAFIAAPPVDIDGIREPVSGSLLYGNNIISGAIIPTSAAIGLHFYPIWEAASVDEWLYNGGPYELIVLHFLLGVACYMGRECELSFRLGMRPWIAVAYSTPVAAATAVFLIYPIGQGSFSDGMPLGISGTFNFMIVFQAEHNILMHPFHMLGVAGVFGGSLFSAMHGSLVTSSLIRETTENESANEGYKFGQEEETYNIVDAHGYFGRLIFQYASFNNSRSLHFFLAAWPVVGIWFTALGISTMAFNLNGFNFNQSVVDSQGRVINTWADIINRANLGMEVMHERNAHNFPLDLAAVEVPAING; encoded by the coding sequence ATGACTGCAATTTTAGAGAGACGCGAAAGTACAAGCCTGTGGGGTCGCTTCTGCAACTGGATAACTAGCACTGAAAATCGTCTTTACATCGGATGGTTCGGTGTTTTGATGATCCCTACCTTATTGACCGCAACTTCTGTATTTATTATCGCCTTCATCGCTGCCCCTCCAGTAGATATTGATGGTATTCGCGAGCCTGTTTCTGGTTCTTTACTTTATGGAAACAATATTATCTCTGGTGCTATTATTCCTACTTCTGCGGCGATCGGATTGCACTTTTACCCAATTTGGGAAGCTGCATCTGTTGATGAGTGGTTATACAATGGTGGTCCTTATGAGCTAATTGTTCTACACTTCTTACTTGGTGTAGCTTGTTATATGGGTCGTGAGTGCGAACTTAGTTTCCGTCTGGGTATGCGTCCTTGGATTGCTGTTGCATATTCAACTCCTGTTGCAGCTGCTACTGCTGTTTTCTTGATTTACCCTATTGGTCAAGGAAGCTTTTCTGATGGTATGCCTTTAGGAATCTCTGGTACTTTCAACTTTATGATTGTATTCCAGGCAGAGCACAACATCCTTATGCATCCATTCCACATGTTAGGTGTAGCTGGTGTATTCGGCGGTTCCCTATTCAGTGCTATGCATGGTTCCTTGGTAACCTCTAGTTTGATCAGGGAAACTACTGAAAATGAATCTGCTAATGAGGGTTACAAATTTGGTCAAGAGGAAGAGACTTATAATATTGTGGATGCTCATGGTTATTTTGGCCGATTAATCTTCCAATATGCTAGTTTCAACAACTCTCGTTCTTTACACTTCTTCTTGGCTGCTTGGCCTGTAGTAGGAATCTGGTTCACTGCTTTAGGTATTAGTACTATGGCTTTCAACCTAAATGGTTTCAATTTCAACCAATCTGTAGTTGATAGTCAAGGTCGCGTTATTAATACTTGGGCTGATA